GGTGCCGATCTCGCTCATCCGTTCGGTGACCGAGATCACCAGGGTGTTCATGATGATGATCACGGCCACCACCGCAATCACGATGATCACCACGTTGAACACGATCTTGAACCCGTCGGAAAGCTGCGACAGCGGCGCCGCGGCGGCCACCCAGCCCAGGACCTGGGCGCCCAGGTCCTCCTCCGCGATGATTCGCTCCAGGGTCTCGGTGACGCGGTAGGCCGCGCCCGGGCGGCGCAGCTTCAGGAGCAGAAAGTGCCAGGCGCCGGAGTCGACCACGCTCTCCGCACGCTCACCGAGGTCGATCACGCCTGGCGGCGACGCGCCGGACTCCGCCTCCTGAACCAGGGGGCCGGCATCGCCGCTGCCGCCGAACAGGTCGCCCTCGTCGACCGTGCCCAGCCCGGCCATCTGCTCGTCGGTCAGGATCTGCTCCGCCGGAGCCGACACGGTCATTCCGGTCAGCGTGCGCAGCGTGTTGATGTCCACCAGCGACACGAAGTCGAGCTGCGGCAGGGCGTTGCGGAACCGGAAGATGCCGGTGACAGGCACCTCTCGCACCTTGATGCCGGCCGTGGTGGTGGCGGTCAGCAGCACGCGGTCGCCGGGCCGCACCGCGCGCCCGGCCGACTCGGCAAGGTCGGTGGCGATCTCCTCCGACAGCACCAGCCCTGCCTGCTCCGGCGCCAGGAAAGCACCCGCGATCAGCTCGGCGGCGTCCGGAAACACCGCCAGGTAGCGGGCCGGATCGATTCCCCAGAGTCGTGAGAACGACTCGCCGATCGACGTGCCGTCCTCGGCGGCCAGGTTCACCGTGGCGGCGTCGCTCGCCTGCGGGCTCCAGGCGGCGACGTCCGGGTGGTCGGCAACCGCCTCCACGAGCCGGCCGTAGCCGTCCAGCCGCGGCGTGCGGGTGTTGAGAAAGTCGGTGGTGCGTACCCCGAA
This sequence is a window from Spirochaetaceae bacterium. Protein-coding genes within it:
- a CDS encoding FtsX-like permease family protein, with translation ILIGTFVLVVGNSLMDSAAAGIRRSFIDNFTGHLVLAGVTDAPVSLFGVRTTDFLNTRTPRLDGYGRLVEAVADHPDVAAWSPQASDAATVNLAAEDGTSIGESFSRLWGIDPARYLAVFPDAAELIAGAFLAPEQAGLVLSEEIATDLAESAGRAVRPGDRVLLTATTTAGIKVREVPVTGIFRFRNALPQLDFVSLVDINTLRTLTGMTVSAPAEQILTDEQMAGLGTVDEGDLFGGSGDAGPLVQEAESGASPPGVIDLGERAESVVDSGAWHFLLLKLRRPGAAYRVTETLERIIAEEDLGAQVLGWVAAAAPLSQLSDGFKIVFNVVIIVIAVVAVIIIMNTLVISVTERMSEIGTMRAIGARKGFVRRMIGAETVTLAFVFGGAGVVLALVLLSILGATGIRATNLFLRILFGGDVLRPAVSPGSVAFSLLMVAAIAVLSSLYPLAVALRISPRQAMGAG